In a genomic window of uncultured Flavobacterium sp.:
- a CDS encoding alpha-amylase family protein, whose amino-acid sequence MISKRIVVTGMAVTMLFSACKTKDLKMNTTKEEVPAEKKIVVYQVFTRLFGNKNTNNKPWGTIEENGVGKFNDFTDKALHEIKDLGVTYIWYTGVPHHALVRDYTAYGISNDDPEVVKGRAGSPYAVKDYYNVNPDLAVNPANRLQEFEALIARTHKAGLKLIIDIVPNHIARKYEGKNNPEGVKDFGANDNVNVEYDRNNNFYYIPKVHFEIPDGDIPLNGEKNPMIDGYFDENPAKWTGNGSRKVKPDQNDWYETVKVNYGIRPDGSKDFPELPTGFDQKSYQEHFAFWQDKDVPDSWKKFKSIALYWTAKGVDGFRYDMAEMVPYEFWSYMNSAIKMKNPNAFLLAEVYNPNEYRNYIRLGKMDYLYDKVETYDKLKDIIRGKSNPDGLSDIQKRVSDIEHHMLHFLDNHDEQRLASPEFAGTPERGKPLMVVSTTISTSPTMVYFGQEVGEAGNENAGFGTHSRTSIFDYIGVPNHQRWMNEGKFDGGKLSDSEKSLRDFYKRLLNFSINSSALMGDFQEIQSINRQNNQGYDESIYSYVRWSESQKLIIVANFSSEKTSTFNLKIPSDVILKWNLKDGEYVLTDQLYSNKKNVLVVKNGEGTVIVEIAPSESFIYEVK is encoded by the coding sequence ATGATAAGTAAAAGAATTGTAGTTACAGGAATGGCTGTAACAATGCTGTTTTCAGCATGTAAAACAAAAGATTTAAAAATGAATACTACCAAAGAAGAAGTTCCTGCTGAGAAGAAAATTGTGGTTTATCAAGTTTTTACACGTTTGTTTGGAAATAAAAACACAAACAATAAACCCTGGGGAACAATTGAAGAAAATGGTGTAGGGAAATTTAATGATTTTACAGACAAAGCGCTTCATGAAATTAAAGATTTAGGTGTTACTTATATTTGGTATACCGGAGTTCCGCATCATGCTTTGGTTCGGGATTATACGGCTTACGGAATCTCTAATGATGATCCCGAAGTAGTAAAAGGTCGTGCAGGATCGCCTTATGCCGTAAAAGATTATTATAATGTAAATCCAGATTTGGCTGTAAATCCTGCGAACAGATTGCAAGAATTTGAAGCTCTAATTGCCAGAACTCACAAAGCTGGTTTAAAACTAATTATTGATATTGTACCAAATCATATTGCTCGTAAATATGAAGGAAAAAATAATCCTGAAGGTGTAAAAGATTTTGGTGCCAATGATAATGTAAATGTTGAATACGACAGAAATAACAACTTCTATTATATTCCGAAGGTTCATTTTGAAATTCCCGATGGAGATATTCCGTTAAACGGAGAAAAAAATCCAATGATTGATGGCTATTTTGATGAAAATCCTGCAAAATGGACAGGAAATGGTTCCCGAAAAGTAAAACCAGACCAAAATGATTGGTACGAAACAGTAAAAGTAAATTATGGAATTCGCCCAGATGGTTCTAAAGATTTTCCTGAACTTCCGACCGGATTTGATCAAAAATCGTATCAAGAACATTTTGCTTTTTGGCAGGATAAAGACGTTCCGGATTCCTGGAAAAAGTTTAAATCTATTGCTTTGTATTGGACGGCAAAAGGAGTTGATGGTTTCCGTTATGATATGGCCGAAATGGTTCCTTATGAATTTTGGAGTTATATGAATTCTGCTATCAAAATGAAAAATCCAAATGCTTTTTTATTGGCAGAAGTTTATAATCCGAATGAATATCGCAATTATATCCGTTTAGGAAAAATGGATTATTTGTATGATAAAGTTGAAACGTATGATAAACTGAAAGATATTATTCGCGGAAAATCGAATCCTGATGGATTGTCTGATATTCAAAAAAGAGTGTCTGATATTGAACATCATATGCTTCATTTTTTAGACAATCACGACGAACAACGTTTGGCAAGTCCTGAATTTGCGGGAACTCCGGAAAGAGGAAAACCATTAATGGTGGTTTCAACAACAATTAGTACTTCGCCAACAATGGTTTATTTTGGACAGGAAGTAGGCGAGGCTGGAAATGAAAATGCAGGTTTTGGAACACATTCGAGAACTTCTATTTTCGATTATATCGGAGTTCCAAATCACCAGCGCTGGATGAACGAAGGAAAATTTGATGGTGGAAAATTATCTGATTCGGAAAAAAGTCTTCGCGATTTTTATAAAAGATTGCTGAATTTTTCGATTAATAGTTCGGCTTTAATGGGAGATTTTCAAGAGATTCAATCTATAAACCGCCAGAATAATCAAGGATATGATGAATCAATTTATTCTTATGTTCGTTGGTCAGAAAGCCAAAAATTGATAATTGTTGCTAATTTTTCTTCTGAAAAAACAAGTACGTTTAATTTGAAAATTCCATCTGATGTTATTCTAAAATGGAATTTAAAAGATGGCGAATATGTGCTTACAGATCAATTGTATTCGAATAAGAAGAATGTTTTGGTTGTAAAAAATGGAGAAGGAACTGTTATCGTTGAAATAGCGCCTTCGGAATCATTTATTTATGAAGTAAAATAG
- a CDS encoding alpha-glucosidase, whose product MKYKLFNCAVFFLLMLNINTTNAQKTADQKWWKEAVFYQIYMPSYADSNGDGYGDFKGMTQKLDYLQNLGIKGIWLTPFLKSPKVDNGYDVADYYKVDPTYGNKADFDTFLNEAHKRGIKVIIDMVFNHTSTDSKWFQESRKSKDNPYRDYYIWKEKPNNWESFFGGTAWEKDNLTNQYYYHKFDKRMVDLNWSNPKVVTEIQNVLRFWLDAGVDGFRLDVINFLTTNGITQDNPMKDGKQDHINDIDQEGVKNAMQIIKSTVNEYDNRFIVGEIGSDKIEVLKQYQSQDLLDVVFNFNFGSIKEFSTQRIFDELQSMEKNMSNYPTLFFGSHDMPRMIDRLANGNVDKATALTALILTAKGVPFIYYGEEIAMHNIIAKNIDEMVDIQGRTHYKLAIEKGKNDTEALLEGNEHNRDKSRSPMQWNTNSFAGFSKEKTWIKINSDYKKTNVAVLENQKNSILNSYKKLIALRNKEKVLQYGTYENLEASKDQISFTRSFEGEKITVIINFGLKKEIQIPKNSKILMGSKTLKSNSFIVYKN is encoded by the coding sequence ATGAAATATAAGCTATTCAATTGTGCCGTATTTTTTCTGCTAATGCTAAATATAAACACAACGAATGCTCAAAAAACAGCAGACCAAAAATGGTGGAAAGAAGCAGTTTTTTATCAAATCTATATGCCCAGTTATGCTGATAGTAATGGCGACGGGTATGGAGATTTTAAAGGAATGACTCAAAAACTGGATTACTTACAAAATCTGGGTATAAAAGGTATTTGGCTTACTCCTTTTCTCAAATCTCCAAAAGTAGATAACGGTTATGATGTTGCTGATTATTATAAAGTTGATCCTACTTACGGAAATAAAGCTGACTTTGATACTTTCCTGAACGAAGCTCATAAACGAGGCATTAAAGTAATTATAGATATGGTTTTTAATCATACTTCTACAGATAGTAAATGGTTTCAGGAATCCAGAAAATCAAAAGACAATCCGTATCGTGATTATTATATATGGAAAGAGAAACCTAACAATTGGGAATCTTTTTTTGGAGGAACGGCATGGGAAAAAGACAATCTAACGAATCAATATTATTATCATAAGTTTGATAAAAGAATGGTCGATCTTAATTGGTCAAATCCAAAAGTAGTTACTGAAATTCAGAATGTTTTGCGTTTTTGGCTCGATGCCGGTGTTGATGGTTTTCGATTGGATGTAATTAACTTTTTGACCACCAACGGAATCACACAGGATAATCCGATGAAAGACGGAAAACAAGATCACATTAATGATATTGATCAGGAAGGTGTGAAAAATGCCATGCAAATTATAAAATCGACCGTTAACGAATATGACAATCGCTTTATTGTAGGCGAAATAGGAAGTGATAAAATCGAAGTTTTAAAACAATATCAATCACAGGATTTATTAGATGTTGTTTTTAATTTCAACTTTGGAAGTATAAAAGAATTTTCGACACAACGTATTTTTGATGAATTGCAAAGTATGGAGAAAAACATGAGCAATTATCCAACTTTGTTTTTCGGAAGTCACGATATGCCAAGAATGATCGATCGATTAGCAAATGGTAATGTAGATAAAGCGACAGCATTGACCGCTTTGATACTTACCGCAAAAGGAGTTCCGTTTATTTATTATGGCGAAGAGATTGCAATGCATAATATTATAGCCAAAAACATTGACGAAATGGTCGATATTCAAGGAAGAACACATTATAAATTGGCAATCGAAAAAGGCAAAAATGATACAGAAGCACTTCTGGAAGGCAATGAACATAATCGTGATAAATCACGCAGCCCAATGCAATGGAACACAAATTCTTTTGCAGGATTTTCAAAAGAAAAAACGTGGATCAAAATTAATTCCGATTATAAAAAAACAAATGTTGCCGTTTTAGAAAACCAAAAAAATTCCATTCTTAACAGTTATAAAAAACTTATCGCTTTAAGAAATAAGGAAAAAGTTTTGCAATATGGAACTTATGAAAATCTTGAAGCTTCAAAAGATCAAATTTCATTTACAAGATCTTTCGAAGGAGAAAAAATTACGGTTATAATCAACTTTGGTTTAAAAAAGGAAATACAAATACCAAAGAATTCTAAAATATTAATGGGAAGTAAAACTCTAAAATCAAATAGTTTTATTGTTTACAAAAACTAG
- a CDS encoding MFS transporter, with protein sequence MFKKLISEIDHFKSQTHNFRILIFTNLVYALVLPVIDIFVAAYIMRNSNDTSKVVIYQLAIYTGIPLTFLLNGFLLKHLNIKKLYSIGMMLSGVSMIIMMSLKTLDLTGIGIAGITMGLSFGLYWANRDYLALAITNDENRNYYYGLETFIYTIIAIAIPATIGWFIQSKTGEGEKHEAYVIITGIVFLITIAASIVCYRGKFENPTQKKYIFFKFHPLWYKLLSLATFKGLAQGFLVTAPAMLIFKILGEEGALGKAQSIGAILAAIIIYFIGRFSKPSDRIKIFSAGLILFALGACINGLFFDKTGVILFLLLLLIAKPLMDLAYFPIQLKVIDIVSRIEKRGEFTYILNHEAGLYIGRLFGAGTFLTLYYVVSEDFALRYAIGIIALLQLCSIFISKKIIKQGLELSPEIEPNKKVLEKVAVDLL encoded by the coding sequence ATGTTTAAAAAACTTATATCAGAAATTGATCATTTTAAAAGCCAAACCCATAATTTTCGTATACTAATATTCACAAATCTGGTCTATGCATTGGTATTGCCTGTAATCGATATTTTTGTTGCCGCCTATATTATGAGGAATTCAAATGATACCTCAAAAGTTGTCATTTATCAATTGGCAATTTATACCGGAATTCCGCTTACCTTTTTGTTAAATGGATTCTTATTGAAACATCTAAACATCAAAAAGTTATATTCAATTGGAATGATGCTTAGCGGTGTTTCAATGATAATCATGATGTCTTTAAAAACACTTGATCTTACCGGAATTGGTATCGCAGGTATTACTATGGGGCTTTCATTTGGTTTGTATTGGGCAAATAGAGATTATCTTGCTTTGGCAATTACAAACGATGAAAACCGAAATTATTATTACGGTTTAGAAACCTTTATTTATACCATAATTGCTATTGCAATCCCAGCAACAATTGGTTGGTTTATACAATCAAAAACAGGCGAAGGTGAAAAACATGAAGCTTACGTAATCATTACAGGAATAGTTTTTCTGATTACAATCGCCGCTTCAATAGTTTGTTACAGAGGTAAATTTGAAAATCCGACACAAAAAAAGTACATCTTTTTCAAATTTCATCCCTTATGGTATAAACTATTATCGCTTGCTACATTCAAGGGTTTAGCTCAAGGATTTCTAGTCACAGCTCCCGCAATGCTTATTTTTAAAATATTAGGAGAAGAAGGTGCATTAGGAAAAGCACAATCCATAGGTGCAATACTGGCGGCCATCATCATTTATTTTATCGGACGTTTTTCAAAACCATCAGATCGAATCAAAATCTTTTCGGCAGGACTGATTCTATTTGCTTTAGGAGCTTGCATTAACGGATTATTCTTTGATAAAACCGGTGTAATTCTCTTTTTATTATTGCTCCTTATTGCAAAACCTTTGATGGATTTAGCCTACTTCCCTATTCAGCTAAAAGTAATTGATATTGTATCCCGCATCGAAAAAAGAGGTGAGTTTACCTATATCTTAAATCATGAAGCAGGTTTATATATTGGAAGACTTTTTGGAGCCGGAACTTTCCTAACCTTATATTATGTAGTTTCAGAAGATTTTGCTTTAAGATACGCCATCGGAATCATCGCGCTATTACAATTGTGCTCGATTTTTATCAGTAAAAAAATTATAAAACAAGGACTGGAACTTTCTCCGGAAATTGAACCAAACAAAAAAGTATTAGAAAAAGTAGCCGTAGATCTGCTTTAA
- a CDS encoding glycoside hydrolase family 130 protein has protein sequence MKDIAKRFTENPLLSPTDIPASREGLEITCLLNPGVFQYQNKTWLVVRVAERPKQKENLISFPILTETGEITIIEIPKNDPDLIATDARVINYKGNDYLTTLSHLRLLCSENGRDFYEPENYPSLVGEGILETFGIEDCRVSLIEGTYYLTFTSVSDNGVGVGLRTTTDWKNFQKHGMILPAHNKDCAIFEEKINGLFYALHRPSSVDIGGNYIWIASSPDGIHWGNHHCILKTRKGLWDSKRIGAGASPIKTDKGWLEIYHGANENHQYCLGAFLMDLNDPTKVIARTEEPIMIPTTSYELSGFFGNVVFTNGHIIEPDGDTVTIYYGASDEFVCGAQFSIKEILLLLKNN, from the coding sequence ATGAAAGATATAGCAAAACGTTTTACAGAAAACCCGTTATTATCACCTACAGATATACCTGCAAGCAGAGAAGGATTAGAAATTACGTGTTTATTGAATCCGGGCGTATTTCAATACCAAAATAAAACCTGGTTAGTTGTTCGCGTGGCAGAAAGGCCAAAACAGAAAGAAAATTTAATTTCATTCCCAATCTTAACAGAAACTGGTGAGATTACAATTATCGAAATTCCGAAAAATGATCCTGATTTAATTGCAACAGATGCACGAGTAATTAATTATAAAGGAAATGATTATTTAACTACACTATCACATTTGCGTTTACTATGCAGCGAAAACGGTCGTGATTTTTATGAGCCTGAAAATTATCCTTCCTTAGTTGGAGAAGGTATTTTGGAAACATTCGGGATAGAAGATTGTCGTGTTTCCTTAATCGAAGGAACTTATTATTTGACCTTTACCTCAGTTTCAGATAATGGCGTTGGTGTAGGTTTACGTACCACAACAGATTGGAAAAATTTCCAGAAACACGGCATGATATTACCCGCACATAATAAAGATTGTGCCATTTTTGAAGAAAAAATAAACGGATTATTTTATGCTTTACATCGTCCGAGCAGCGTAGATATTGGAGGAAATTATATCTGGATTGCTTCATCTCCGGATGGTATTCACTGGGGAAATCATCATTGTATACTTAAAACACGAAAAGGGCTTTGGGACAGTAAAAGAATTGGTGCCGGAGCTTCGCCTATCAAAACAGATAAAGGCTGGCTGGAAATATATCACGGAGCCAATGAAAATCACCAATATTGTTTAGGAGCATTTTTAATGGATTTAAACGATCCGACAAAAGTAATCGCAAGAACCGAAGAACCAATTATGATCCCCACAACAAGTTATGAACTAAGCGGATTTTTTGGAAACGTAGTATTTACAAATGGTCATATTATTGAACCTGACGGCGATACTGTTACGATCTATTATGGTGCTTCGGACGAATTTGTATGCGGAGCACAATTTTCGATCAAAGAGATTCTTTTACTTCTAAAAAACAACTAA
- a CDS encoding RagB/SusD family nutrient uptake outer membrane protein: MKNIYITTIIITLLTFTSCQDELTTDPVGGQTFEQANSKPTLKSIETSVTSSYDMLSNKLNQLATWDWNAGLVFQNDIIIEDIASDDMEKKWSPDGDQPWMDEINNFTFTSTNGGPNGLWKYNYEGIIRTNIALGFLLNPDIESITGITTERKNQLLGETYFLRSYYYFSLVTNFGDVPLILSSIKTYQEAFDKAVRAPKEEVWKQIKIDLETAKTLLPNSKYSSDKEPWRVSKGAVIALLAKTALYNKDWTSVITLVSELQTTGFYNLDTNYFDNFNMNTEYADNEVIFSYNHVKQADPRRGNGICAPLGWGFFAPSTDFLASFEPNDPRKLYTVNAPEQWVNKLLGTTNGGNKGDDDAPNNKVLIRYADVLLWKAEALNETDNYSEAISIINQIRARARNTVTTVTVKGQDPNFPDDPTKTIIISSVGPPPPAGTLPDRPISGDKTVVKGWLISERRAELGFESHRMGDLKRWGIAKQVMTAHGKNFLDKHMLYPIPQSEIDASAGLLTQNPGY, from the coding sequence ATGAAAAACATATATATAACAACCATTATAATTACGCTACTTACATTCACAAGCTGTCAGGATGAATTAACTACAGATCCTGTAGGCGGACAAACTTTTGAACAGGCAAATTCTAAACCAACATTAAAATCTATAGAAACATCCGTAACCTCGTCTTACGATATGTTATCCAATAAGTTAAATCAATTGGCAACTTGGGACTGGAATGCAGGTTTAGTGTTTCAAAATGATATTATAATAGAAGATATTGCATCTGATGATATGGAAAAAAAATGGTCGCCTGATGGAGATCAGCCATGGATGGATGAAATCAACAATTTTACTTTTACTTCTACGAACGGAGGTCCAAACGGATTATGGAAATACAATTATGAAGGCATAATAAGAACAAACATTGCTCTGGGATTTCTATTAAACCCAGATATTGAATCTATTACAGGAATAACCACCGAAAGAAAAAATCAATTATTAGGTGAAACTTATTTTTTACGCTCTTATTATTATTTTTCACTGGTAACTAATTTTGGTGATGTACCTTTAATTCTGTCTTCAATAAAAACGTATCAGGAAGCTTTTGATAAAGCGGTAAGAGCTCCTAAAGAAGAAGTATGGAAACAAATTAAAATCGATTTGGAAACAGCAAAAACATTGCTGCCAAATTCAAAATATTCATCTGATAAAGAGCCTTGGAGAGTTTCAAAAGGAGCAGTTATTGCACTTCTTGCAAAAACTGCTCTGTATAACAAGGATTGGACAAGCGTAATAACTTTAGTATCAGAATTGCAGACAACCGGTTTTTATAATTTAGATACCAATTATTTTGATAACTTTAATATGAATACGGAATATGCAGACAACGAAGTTATTTTTTCTTACAACCACGTTAAACAAGCTGATCCAAGACGAGGAAATGGAATTTGTGCTCCTCTGGGATGGGGATTTTTTGCACCAAGTACTGATTTTTTAGCATCATTTGAGCCAAATGACCCAAGAAAATTATATACCGTAAATGCTCCGGAACAATGGGTTAATAAACTTTTAGGAACCACAAACGGAGGGAATAAAGGCGATGATGACGCACCAAACAATAAAGTATTGATTCGTTATGCCGATGTTTTACTTTGGAAAGCAGAAGCACTTAATGAAACTGACAATTATTCAGAAGCAATTAGCATTATCAATCAAATTAGAGCAAGAGCCAGAAATACAGTAACAACAGTTACAGTTAAAGGTCAAGATCCTAATTTTCCGGATGATCCAACCAAAACAATTATAATTAGTTCTGTTGGACCTCCGCCACCTGCCGGAACATTGCCGGACAGACCAATTTCTGGAGATAAAACAGTTGTAAAAGGATGGTTAATCTCAGAAAGAAGAGCCGAACTTGGTTTTGAAAGCCATAGAATGGGTGATTTGAAAAGATGGGGAATTGCGAAACAAGTAATGACTGCGCATGGAAAAAATTTCTTAGACAAACATATGCTCTATCCAATACCGCAATCAGAAATAGATGCTTCTGCGGGGCTTTTAACTCAAAACCCCGGATATTAA
- a CDS encoding TonB-dependent receptor: MMIQKIIFKLFLFGTIMLGSIIQAQTIKGTVSDVDGVMPQVNVNEKGTSNYSTTDFDGNYSIKTTTSNAVLIFSYIGYQTLEVSTAGKKELNVTLKTDTNTLNEVVIVGYTSEKKSAITGAVATLNMTELSKTKVADVGQALQGQVAGVSVSANTGAPGDGLKIRIRGEGTLGNNEVLYVVDGVATRDISFLNMSDVKSMTVLKDAAATAIYGSRSAGGVVILTTKSGLKGKSNIDVEYYSGTNFATNLPKMLNANQYLTVMDQAWHNSNNNPANALSPYSIDRTNGKVNGIPLSDTNWLKQLFGAGKTDNIQLSFSGGSEKTQYLISGGYFGQNGIVVGDKDTYQRINFRANINTEVTDRFKVGTNFQITNSKQDKMSSSGDAPGVIRHALLRPSVLGVYKDVNDPTYKANNPYTDLPFYINNNPNGGWSRNYELTSNPIAIVNYTDDVRSLFKTFGNVYGEYTFLADKSLKFRSNFGAEITFDHNKAFGENFGDDNDNDPNELYPGQGRQNKPSNLNENRGEATTFTFTNTLNYTKTLAEKHSINALLGEETVNYNQSAVGGSRTNYNNTTDPFRYLDYGSDTDKNSSGSAQMWNLISFFGSANYGYNNKYFVSGTVRADGSSRFGPNNKWGFFPSVSGGWLMSKEKFMENTKWISNLKWRASWGQSGNQEIPNNAYETLVTETGGIIKVIRYGNPDLKWETTTQTNFGLDLGVFENKLTFTVDYFDKTTNDILLAVGLPSATVGQINSTYVNAGVVSNKGFEFGANFQNNDHEFKYGISGNIATLKNNVEKLQQYVTEIPDNKTHTKTVVGQPISSYYGLKFDGIYQNQAEINSTLYSNTNGVKPGDIKFKDLNGDGQIDANDRSFIGSPIPKITYGFSFNAEYNRFDMSFLFQGVSGVDRYNDLKQILDYDSRPFNSTTAVLNAWNGEGTSNTIPRNTMNDNGGSQVSSVFVEDASYLRLKNLEIGYTLDPKIIGDRYLRLYISGQNLLTFTKYTGLDPESTSLIDQGTYPQSTSILMGLKFKI; encoded by the coding sequence ATGATGATTCAAAAAATTATATTCAAATTATTCCTATTCGGAACGATTATGCTGGGCAGCATTATACAGGCCCAAACTATTAAAGGTACAGTCTCAGATGTCGACGGAGTTATGCCACAAGTAAATGTGAACGAAAAAGGGACTTCAAATTATTCGACAACTGATTTTGACGGTAATTATAGCATTAAAACCACAACTTCAAATGCTGTATTGATTTTCAGTTATATTGGATACCAAACTCTGGAAGTATCTACAGCTGGCAAAAAAGAACTAAATGTTACTCTTAAAACAGATACTAATACTTTGAACGAAGTTGTTATCGTAGGATATACAAGCGAAAAAAAATCTGCAATAACAGGTGCAGTTGCCACACTAAATATGACTGAATTATCCAAAACAAAAGTAGCCGATGTTGGTCAGGCGCTGCAAGGTCAAGTTGCCGGTGTTTCGGTTTCGGCAAATACTGGCGCGCCCGGAGATGGACTTAAAATACGTATTCGAGGCGAAGGAACGCTAGGAAACAATGAAGTTTTGTATGTTGTAGATGGTGTTGCCACACGCGATATTTCTTTCTTGAATATGTCTGATGTAAAATCAATGACGGTTTTAAAAGATGCTGCTGCAACCGCTATTTATGGTTCAAGATCTGCAGGAGGTGTCGTAATTCTAACTACCAAAAGTGGTCTAAAAGGAAAATCGAATATCGATGTCGAGTATTATTCAGGAACCAACTTTGCGACAAACTTGCCTAAAATGCTAAATGCAAATCAGTATTTAACAGTAATGGATCAGGCTTGGCATAACTCAAACAATAATCCCGCAAATGCTTTAAGTCCATATAGTATTGACAGAACTAATGGAAAAGTTAACGGAATACCGTTGTCTGACACAAATTGGTTAAAACAATTATTTGGAGCAGGAAAAACAGACAATATACAGCTTTCGTTTAGCGGAGGTTCAGAAAAAACACAGTACTTAATATCTGGTGGTTATTTTGGACAAAACGGTATTGTTGTGGGAGATAAAGACACTTATCAGCGTATTAATTTTAGAGCAAATATTAATACGGAAGTTACTGATCGTTTTAAAGTTGGAACAAACTTTCAAATTACAAACAGTAAACAGGATAAAATGTCTTCAAGCGGAGACGCTCCGGGAGTGATTAGACACGCTTTATTACGTCCTTCTGTGTTGGGAGTTTATAAGGATGTAAATGATCCAACATATAAAGCAAATAATCCTTATACAGATCTTCCTTTCTACATAAACAACAATCCTAATGGAGGTTGGAGCCGTAATTATGAATTAACGTCAAATCCTATTGCAATAGTTAATTATACAGATGATGTAAGATCTCTATTTAAAACGTTTGGAAATGTCTACGGAGAATATACTTTCTTAGCTGATAAATCATTGAAATTCAGAAGTAATTTTGGCGCAGAAATCACTTTTGACCACAATAAAGCTTTTGGAGAAAATTTTGGCGATGACAACGACAATGATCCAAACGAATTATATCCGGGTCAAGGCAGACAAAACAAGCCTTCAAACTTAAACGAAAACCGCGGAGAAGCAACAACTTTTACTTTTACAAATACACTAAACTATACTAAAACCCTTGCAGAGAAACATAGCATTAATGCGTTATTAGGAGAAGAAACGGTTAACTACAATCAATCTGCTGTAGGCGGAAGCAGAACAAATTACAATAATACAACTGATCCTTTCCGTTATCTTGATTACGGAAGCGATACTGATAAAAACAGTTCGGGATCTGCTCAAATGTGGAATCTAATTTCATTCTTTGGTTCTGCAAATTATGGATATAACAATAAATATTTTGTTTCAGGGACTGTAAGAGCAGACGGTTCGTCTCGTTTTGGACCAAATAACAAATGGGGATTTTTTCCTTCGGTTTCTGGAGGCTGGTTAATGTCTAAAGAAAAATTCATGGAAAACACAAAATGGATTTCTAACTTAAAATGGAGAGCCAGTTGGGGTCAATCCGGTAATCAGGAAATCCCTAATAATGCTTATGAAACTCTTGTTACCGAAACTGGAGGAATCATAAAAGTAATTCGTTATGGTAATCCGGATTTAAAATGGGAAACGACGACGCAAACTAACTTTGGTCTTGATTTAGGCGTTTTCGAAAACAAACTGACTTTCACTGTTGATTATTTTGATAAAACTACCAATGATATTTTATTAGCTGTTGGATTACCATCAGCAACTGTTGGTCAAATCAATTCAACATATGTTAATGCAGGAGTTGTAAGCAATAAAGGGTTTGAATTTGGAGCTAATTTTCAAAACAATGATCACGAATTTAAATACGGAATCAGCGGAAATATTGCAACTCTAAAAAACAATGTTGAAAAACTGCAACAATATGTTACCGAGATTCCCGACAATAAAACACATACTAAAACAGTTGTTGGACAACCTATAAGCTCTTATTACGGATTAAAATTTGATGGCATTTATCAAAATCAGGCAGAAATAAATTCTACGCTGTACTCCAATACAAACGGAGTAAAACCGGGCGATATTAAATTTAAAGACTTAAACGGAGACGGACAAATCGACGCCAATGACAGATCTTTTATAGGAAGTCCAATTCCGAAAATAACATACGGTTTTTCGTTTAATGCTGAATATAACAGATTTGATATGTCGTTTCTTTTTCAAGGAGTTTCAGGCGTAGATCGATACAATGATTTAAAACAAATTTTAGATTATGACAGCCGTCCTTTCAATTCAACAACCGCAGTATTAAACGCTTGGAATGGAGAAGGCACAAGTAATACAATTCCCCGAAATACAATGAATGATAATGGTGGAAGTCAAGTTTCAAGTGTATTTGTTGAAGATGCGTCTTATTTAAGGTTAAAAAATCTTGAAATTGGATACACATTAGACCCTAAAATAATTGGTGACAGATATTTAAGATTATATATATCTGGTCAAAACCTATTGACTTTTACAAAATATACAGGTTTAGATCCGGAATCAACTTCTTTAATAGATCAGGGAACTTACCCGCAATCTACTTCAATACTAATGGGATTAAAATTCAAAATTTAA